A portion of the Saccharospirillaceae bacterium genome contains these proteins:
- a CDS encoding helix-turn-helix domain-containing protein: MISHVTLLAIDQMLMSSAAIPLEMLEAARARLALARQSKRYFSVEIIGQEEGPVSVLGGIPLTPQKTIDQCYQSSLSSDLIIVPALWRNPKPLLDKYRPTINWLRQQYLAGASVFVVGTGVCLLAEAGILDGKPATTHWHYLEKFAQNYPKVNLQVNHLLTQSDRIFCAASVNSGADMMVHLISLLFGRELALQVEQQFSPEVRNPFEKKVFYADGRHQHGDENIAMVQTWLQHNLKEALTLSRLAQMTGLSERQFDRRFKKMVGCTPGQYLQQLRCEQARQLLQDTNLNIADIAAAVGYQDGGYFTRIFKKQAGQTPGQFRQKVRTKLFTSN, from the coding sequence ATGATCAGTCATGTTACCTTGTTGGCTATTGATCAAATGCTGATGTCCAGCGCCGCCATTCCTCTGGAAATGCTCGAGGCGGCCAGAGCCAGACTTGCGCTTGCGCGTCAGTCAAAGCGATATTTCAGTGTTGAAATAATTGGTCAGGAAGAGGGTCCCGTTAGTGTATTAGGAGGTATTCCGCTAACGCCGCAAAAAACCATCGATCAATGTTATCAGTCATCCTTGAGCAGTGACCTGATTATTGTTCCGGCGCTGTGGCGAAATCCAAAGCCCTTGCTGGATAAATATCGGCCAACCATTAACTGGCTCCGTCAGCAGTATCTTGCCGGAGCCAGTGTATTTGTTGTCGGGACCGGCGTTTGCCTGCTGGCCGAGGCCGGAATCCTTGACGGCAAGCCAGCCACTACGCATTGGCATTATCTGGAGAAATTTGCCCAGAATTACCCCAAGGTGAACCTTCAGGTTAACCACTTACTGACACAGTCAGATCGGATTTTTTGTGCCGCCAGCGTCAATTCCGGGGCTGACATGATGGTTCACCTCATCAGTCTGTTATTTGGCCGTGAGCTGGCGTTACAGGTTGAACAGCAGTTTTCCCCAGAAGTACGCAACCCGTTTGAAAAGAAGGTGTTCTATGCCGATGGACGTCATCAACACGGCGATGAAAACATCGCGATGGTTCAGACCTGGCTACAGCATAATCTCAAAGAGGCATTGACATTAAGCCGCTTGGCGCAGATGACCGGTTTGAGTGAACGACAATTTGATCGCCGTTTTAAAAAAATGGTTGGTTGCACGCCCGGGCAATATCTACAGCAATTACGGTGCGAACAGGCGCGGCAGCTATTGCAGGATACTAACTTGAATATTGCCGATATCGCAGCAGCGGTGGGGTATCAGGACGGCGGCTATTTTACCCGCATCTTTAAGAAGCAAGCCGGGCAGACTCCAGGCCAGTTTCGACAGAAAGTCCGTACAAAATTATTCACTTCGAACTGA
- a CDS encoding beta-ketoacyl synthase translates to MSTYPAPALITGFGGINTAGRSSGHMAFQRVVYQALDRQQKQETLSALNQVMGFDGDALVNEEAILNGTLVRNWDNVDWDANKIPFHQPFTDENDVQCWRLSHKRLSVQSAGQTPKGFDPAAHYSSRHHPRALQMTIYAASDAIASLGVNWETLKQSVRPDQIGVYAGSAMGQLDQAGHGGMVQANLRGKRTSSKQCALGLSEMPADFVNAYVLGNVGATGSYVGACATFLYNLKAALDDLRTGRRRIVVVGNAEAPLTPEVVEGYAAMTALISEQKLRDLDGMNQHETPDYRRSSRPFGQNGGFTIAESAQFFVLTDQALALDLGLTIYGSVGDVYINADGFKNSISSPGIGNYLTMGKAIAEAQRWLGSDAVRNGSYVQSHGSSTPQNRVTESHIYAELAGTFKIKDWKITAVKAHLGHPLSAASADQLTMTLGGWANHIIPGITTIDQIAEDVHQSGLNFLLQHTPVNSKNLPLAFINSKGFGGNNASAFIISPDKTREHISSAIGQKNWHRYLDKNEQVRMNIQQYNQDMNSGKIKTLYQFGKQVLEPKDLTISTDEIRIKGWNYSVLL, encoded by the coding sequence ATGAGCACTTATCCTGCACCGGCGTTAATCACTGGCTTCGGCGGAATCAACACTGCAGGCCGCAGTTCCGGACACATGGCTTTTCAGCGTGTGGTGTATCAGGCACTTGATCGACAGCAGAAACAAGAAACCCTGAGCGCTCTTAACCAGGTGATGGGCTTCGATGGCGATGCACTGGTCAACGAAGAGGCGATATTGAACGGAACACTGGTACGCAACTGGGACAACGTTGACTGGGATGCCAATAAAATCCCCTTTCACCAGCCCTTTACCGACGAAAATGACGTGCAGTGCTGGCGTCTGAGTCACAAACGTCTGTCTGTGCAGAGTGCGGGTCAGACACCGAAAGGGTTTGATCCCGCTGCACATTATTCCTCGCGTCATCATCCACGGGCGCTGCAAATGACCATCTACGCGGCATCCGATGCCATCGCCTCCCTGGGTGTAAACTGGGAAACACTGAAGCAATCCGTGCGTCCAGATCAAATAGGAGTCTACGCCGGCTCGGCAATGGGCCAGCTCGATCAGGCTGGTCACGGTGGGATGGTTCAGGCAAACCTCAGAGGAAAGCGCACCAGTTCGAAGCAATGCGCTCTGGGCCTGAGCGAAATGCCAGCCGATTTTGTTAACGCCTATGTGCTCGGAAATGTTGGTGCCACCGGTAGCTATGTCGGCGCCTGTGCGACTTTTCTGTATAACCTTAAAGCAGCACTCGACGATTTACGCACAGGACGTCGCCGCATTGTTGTGGTCGGCAACGCTGAAGCACCGCTGACACCTGAAGTCGTGGAGGGCTACGCCGCCATGACAGCTCTGATCAGCGAACAAAAACTCCGTGACCTGGACGGAATGAATCAACATGAAACGCCCGATTATCGCCGTTCCAGCCGACCGTTTGGTCAAAATGGGGGCTTCACCATCGCCGAATCCGCGCAATTTTTTGTACTTACCGATCAGGCACTCGCACTCGACCTTGGACTAACAATTTACGGCTCAGTTGGCGATGTTTATATCAATGCCGATGGTTTTAAAAATTCAATATCCAGTCCGGGGATTGGGAATTATTTAACGATGGGCAAAGCCATCGCAGAGGCGCAGCGATGGCTGGGCTCTGATGCAGTTCGTAATGGCAGCTACGTTCAATCCCATGGTAGCAGCACACCACAAAATCGGGTGACTGAGTCACATATTTACGCTGAGCTGGCGGGTACTTTTAAAATTAAGGATTGGAAGATCACCGCAGTTAAAGCCCATCTGGGTCACCCTCTGTCAGCAGCGTCTGCAGACCAACTGACAATGACATTGGGGGGATGGGCAAACCATATCATTCCTGGAATTACCACCATTGACCAGATCGCAGAAGATGTGCATCAAAGTGGTCTGAATTTTTTACTGCAACACACACCCGTAAACAGCAAGAATCTACCATTAGCGTTTATTAATTCGAAAGGATTTGGTGGTAACAATGCTTCCGCATTTATTATTTCTCCGGATAAAACCAGAGAACATATTTCTTCTGCCATCGGGCAGAAAAACTGGCATCGGTATCTTGATAAGAATGAACAGGTGCGAATGAATATTCAACAATATAACCAAGATATGAACAGCGGAAAAATAAAGACCTTATACCAGTTCGGCAAACAAGTGCTCGAACCAAAAGACCTGACCATCAGTACCGATGAAATTCGTATCAAAGGCTGGAATTACAGCGTTCTACTGTAA
- a CDS encoding MipA/OmpV family protein produces the protein MHLFILAFVVVTAFSRPVASDESVWRTVSEPAYGLWSAGITVKASVFKDVDPAVSPALLVFGGYGDVFVEANRFGYGVYRDGTYFASIIGNFRSHTRLTEDQINESKDLSRYDLDERKAAIEVGIQAGRRLDSGWVVRAALLQDISGAHKSQEAEVLFYRRDDIAGLRVLTTIGAQHQAKKFNDYYFGVDTDEIKNSTHQKVYKPGAGFSAELEVIATYNFDWGAGEEWGAYAGLRHYQYDSEAEDSPLVDDGLVQQYFIGLGKYF, from the coding sequence ATGCATCTTTTCATCCTGGCTTTTGTGGTTGTAACCGCATTTTCCCGCCCCGTCGCGTCTGATGAATCAGTTTGGCGCACTGTGAGCGAACCGGCCTACGGTTTATGGTCTGCCGGTATTACGGTGAAAGCCAGTGTATTTAAAGATGTCGATCCGGCAGTCAGTCCGGCTTTATTGGTGTTTGGTGGGTACGGTGACGTATTCGTTGAAGCCAATCGCTTTGGTTATGGCGTTTATCGTGATGGTACTTATTTCGCATCAATTATTGGTAACTTTCGCAGCCATACCCGTTTAACGGAAGATCAGATTAACGAAAGCAAAGACCTGTCGCGATACGATCTGGATGAGCGAAAAGCGGCGATAGAAGTTGGTATTCAGGCAGGACGGCGCCTGGACTCAGGTTGGGTCGTCAGGGCAGCGCTGTTGCAGGATATCTCAGGCGCTCATAAATCTCAGGAAGCCGAAGTGCTGTTTTATCGCCGTGATGATATCGCCGGGCTACGTGTTCTAACAACGATTGGCGCTCAGCATCAAGCGAAGAAATTTAACGATTATTATTTTGGTGTCGATACCGACGAAATTAAAAATAGTACTCACCAAAAAGTGTACAAGCCAGGAGCCGGTTTTTCTGCCGAATTAGAAGTTATAGCGACCTACAATTTTGACTGGGGAGCTGGTGAAGAGTGGGGCGCTTACGCCGGTCTGCGTCATTACCAATACGATAGTGAAGCGGAAGACAGTCCTCTGGTTGATGATGGTTTAGTACAACAGTATTTTATTGGTTTGGGTAAGTACTTTTGA
- a CDS encoding DUF3524 domain-containing protein translates to MKKKVLLLSAYRSDSHASWCDWLQREVDVDWRVLELPGRYFRWRIRGNPLSWLQPLSDLLAQWQPDQILATSMVDISTIRGLFTALAGVPLDYYFHENQFAYPAGEGQHSSLDPQMVQLYGALAADRIFFNSDYNQQSFLSGVATLMKKMPDHKPDDLAQRLRQKSDWLPVPINAIAPTPEDQKEESLILWNHRWEYDKRPEDFHAILRRLQQKGVNFTLALLGPRAQKTPAALNAIRDEFSDRILVDGRVSRSDYEHWLQRSQVVVSCAIHEFQGLSMLEAVSAGAIPVVPDDLCYREQYSSHCRYTSGDIEQAANKVVAALAGELQVSNISPWLADSSAKQWQALYAS, encoded by the coding sequence ATGAAAAAGAAAGTTTTGTTGTTATCTGCCTATCGCTCCGACAGCCATGCCAGCTGGTGTGACTGGCTGCAGCGGGAAGTGGATGTTGACTGGCGTGTACTGGAGTTACCCGGGCGGTATTTTCGCTGGCGAATTCGCGGCAATCCGTTGTCATGGCTGCAACCGCTGTCGGACTTGTTGGCGCAGTGGCAGCCAGATCAGATTCTCGCGACATCCATGGTTGATATTTCAACCATTCGCGGCTTATTTACTGCGTTGGCAGGCGTGCCTCTGGACTACTATTTTCATGAAAATCAATTTGCTTACCCTGCCGGAGAAGGTCAGCACTCATCGCTTGACCCGCAAATGGTTCAGCTCTACGGCGCGTTAGCAGCCGATCGTATTTTCTTTAATTCAGACTATAACCAACAGTCCTTTCTTTCAGGCGTTGCCACTCTGATGAAAAAAATGCCTGACCATAAACCCGATGACCTGGCGCAGCGTTTACGACAGAAGAGTGATTGGTTGCCGGTGCCGATTAATGCCATTGCACCGACGCCTGAAGATCAAAAAGAAGAAAGCCTGATTCTTTGGAATCATCGCTGGGAATACGACAAACGCCCTGAGGATTTTCACGCGATACTGCGGCGACTCCAACAAAAGGGAGTTAACTTTACGCTGGCTTTGTTAGGGCCTCGGGCACAGAAAACCCCGGCTGCATTAAATGCCATTCGTGATGAGTTTTCAGACCGGATTTTGGTCGACGGGCGAGTCTCTCGATCGGATTATGAGCATTGGTTGCAACGCTCTCAGGTGGTTGTCAGTTGTGCAATTCACGAATTTCAGGGGCTGTCGATGCTGGAGGCAGTCAGCGCAGGTGCGATTCCTGTTGTTCCTGATGATCTGTGTTATCGCGAACAATATTCTTCCCACTGCCGTTATACCAGTGGTGATATCGAACAGGCAGCAAATAAGGTTGTAGCGGCGTTAGCGGGCGAGTTGCAGGTGTCGAATATCTCTCCCTGGTTGGCAGACTCATCCGCAAAACAATGGCAGGCACTTTACGCAAGCTGA
- the rimO gene encoding 30S ribosomal protein S12 methylthiotransferase RimO, producing the protein MSNGRVGMVSLGCPKNSVDSEKILTQLQLNGYEISNSYSDADVVVVNTCGFIDAAKQESLDAIREAMTENGKVIVTGCMGKGADAELIKEENPGVLAITGAHAYEEVMDAVHEWVPPTQEHNPFIDLVPEEGVKLTPRHYSYLKISEGCNHSCTFCIIPDMRGKLASRPVGDVLDEAKRLVAAGTKELLVISQDTSAYGVDLKYRTGFWDGMPVKTKLYDLCKQMSKLGAWVRLHYVYPYPSVDDIMPLMAEGKVLPYLDIPFQHASPRVLKLMKRPAHSENTLERIKKWREQVPNLVLRSTFVVGFPGETEEDFQILLDWLDDAELDRVGCFKYSPVEGAKANDLPYHVPEDIQQDRWERFMAKAQEISTRKLARRVGQQMTVLIDEIDDEGAIGRTYADAPNIDGMVYLNGYQDCQPGDLIEVVIEHSDEYDLWGTPI; encoded by the coding sequence ATCAGTAATGGCCGGGTTGGCATGGTAAGCCTTGGCTGCCCGAAAAACTCCGTCGACAGTGAAAAAATCCTCACTCAACTTCAGTTAAACGGCTATGAAATCAGCAATAGCTACAGCGATGCCGATGTGGTGGTGGTAAACACCTGTGGTTTTATCGATGCCGCGAAGCAAGAATCACTCGATGCCATCCGTGAGGCCATGACAGAAAACGGCAAAGTCATCGTGACTGGTTGTATGGGCAAAGGTGCCGATGCTGAGCTGATCAAAGAGGAAAACCCGGGTGTTTTGGCGATTACCGGCGCTCATGCCTATGAAGAAGTCATGGACGCTGTACATGAGTGGGTTCCTCCGACTCAGGAGCACAATCCATTTATTGATCTGGTGCCGGAAGAAGGTGTAAAGCTGACTCCGCGCCATTACTCCTATCTGAAAATTTCAGAAGGTTGTAACCACAGCTGTACCTTCTGCATTATTCCGGACATGCGTGGCAAGCTTGCCAGCCGTCCGGTTGGTGACGTCCTCGATGAAGCAAAGCGGCTGGTAGCTGCAGGTACCAAAGAACTGCTGGTCATTTCTCAGGACACGTCGGCCTACGGCGTTGACCTGAAATACCGTACCGGATTCTGGGACGGTATGCCGGTAAAGACCAAGCTGTATGATCTTTGTAAACAAATGAGCAAGCTGGGGGCTTGGGTACGTCTGCACTACGTTTACCCGTATCCGAGTGTAGATGACATCATGCCACTGATGGCTGAAGGCAAAGTATTGCCATATCTGGATATTCCCTTCCAGCACGCCAGTCCACGAGTTCTGAAGCTGATGAAGCGACCTGCCCATTCTGAAAACACGCTGGAGCGGATAAAAAAATGGCGTGAGCAGGTGCCCAATCTGGTGCTGCGCTCCACCTTTGTGGTCGGTTTTCCAGGGGAAACAGAAGAAGATTTTCAGATACTGCTGGATTGGCTGGATGACGCAGAACTGGACCGTGTAGGCTGTTTTAAATACAGTCCGGTTGAAGGGGCCAAGGCCAACGATCTGCCGTATCATGTTCCGGAGGATATTCAGCAAGATCGCTGGGAGCGTTTTATGGCCAAAGCTCAGGAGATCAGTACACGAAAACTGGCTCGGCGTGTGGGTCAGCAGATGACCGTTCTTATCGATGAGATTGACGACGAGGGTGCAATCGGCCGTACTTACGCAGATGCCCCTAATATCGATGGCATGGTATATCTGAATGGTTATCAGGATTGCCAACCAGGTGATTTGATTGAAGTTGTGATTGAACACTCTGACGAGTACGATCTGTGGGGCACGCCCATCTGA
- a CDS encoding DUF3833 domain-containing protein, which translates to MLYRYLFLLFVVLIAGCSSHRVEDNQAFDVLLDPRVFFDGKICADGVVRDRNGMQIRQFNAEIIASWDEQGRGLLDETFHFNDGIEYRKWWLTPVTNAAGVVDGYQARASDVPEATLMTFSGNAIYMDYQLQYQTGVDSQGEAETLGLSMIDRMYQVAPGVVINETRMEKFGLGVGQVLLVMRKVGSDVNCVP; encoded by the coding sequence ATGTTATACCGTTATCTATTTTTGTTGTTCGTTGTTCTCATAGCAGGGTGTAGCTCGCACCGGGTTGAGGATAATCAGGCATTTGACGTACTGCTCGACCCAAGGGTGTTCTTCGATGGAAAAATCTGTGCCGATGGTGTGGTGCGTGATCGAAATGGTATGCAGATACGGCAGTTTAACGCTGAGATTATTGCCAGCTGGGATGAACAGGGAAGGGGATTGCTTGATGAAACCTTCCATTTCAACGACGGAATCGAATACCGTAAATGGTGGCTGACACCGGTTACCAATGCAGCTGGCGTGGTTGACGGTTATCAGGCAAGAGCCTCAGATGTTCCCGAAGCAACGCTGATGACCTTCTCGGGCAATGCAATCTATATGGATTATCAGCTGCAATATCAGACTGGTGTTGACTCGCAAGGTGAAGCGGAGACGCTGGGGCTGTCAATGATTGATCGCATGTATCAGGTGGCACCTGGGGTCGTTATCAATGAAACGCGCATGGAGAAATTCGGTCTGGGTGTGGGTCAGGTTTTGTTGGTGATGCGCAAGGTCGGTAGCGACGTAAATTGTGTGCCATAA
- a CDS encoding permease encodes MNSCCGSDKGVDDGAKKDTPEYTVSDSAKAIPSGCCSAAQAKTGEIVDGGATGSEAVPQAAISGCCSSSVSSTESDDGGCCGSDDSNKIDWILWICTPLVVIGYLSFLIWGDIEHMEAMAAAETTMVMPWWETMMHTAYEMVNAMWWGIISASLFVGLLGRIPRELIMSLLGQGGSKRGIFRATLAGLMLDLCNHGILMVGMKLYERGASAGQVIAFLVASPWNSLTLTLILVGLIGLEWTVLFIVASMVIAWLTGWIFDRLVDRGTLPPNPHQAEFRKIPFWPTLKQTMTQYDWSLSSWLSLFWQGLKESKMVLRWVVFGVVLVALIRAFVPADSFGLWFGASVSGLFLTLAATTVIEVCSEGSSPIAADLFNRAGAPGNAFTFLMAGAATDYTEIMALKETTKSWKLALFVPLITVPQVLLIGWIMNGAPL; translated from the coding sequence ATGAATTCATGTTGCGGTTCAGATAAAGGCGTTGATGATGGCGCAAAAAAAGATACACCGGAGTACACAGTTTCCGATTCCGCAAAAGCCATTCCCTCTGGCTGTTGCAGCGCAGCACAAGCGAAAACCGGCGAAATAGTCGATGGCGGTGCCACTGGCTCAGAAGCTGTGCCGCAGGCGGCAATAAGCGGTTGTTGTTCATCTTCGGTGTCATCGACAGAGTCGGACGACGGCGGTTGTTGTGGTTCGGACGATAGCAACAAAATCGATTGGATTTTGTGGATCTGCACTCCTCTGGTGGTGATTGGTTATCTGAGTTTTCTCATCTGGGGCGATATTGAGCACATGGAGGCAATGGCTGCAGCAGAGACCACCATGGTGATGCCCTGGTGGGAAACGATGATGCACACTGCTTATGAGATGGTGAATGCCATGTGGTGGGGAATCATTTCCGCTTCTCTCTTCGTTGGTTTGTTAGGGCGAATTCCCCGGGAGTTAATCATGTCGCTCCTTGGGCAAGGGGGTTCTAAGCGAGGAATCTTCCGCGCCACACTGGCAGGTCTGATGCTGGATTTGTGTAACCACGGCATTCTTATGGTTGGCATGAAACTGTATGAGCGTGGTGCAAGTGCAGGTCAGGTGATTGCATTTCTGGTGGCTAGTCCCTGGAATTCGCTGACCTTAACCCTCATTCTGGTGGGATTGATTGGCCTGGAATGGACGGTGCTGTTCATCGTTGCGTCGATGGTCATCGCTTGGCTAACAGGCTGGATTTTTGACCGGCTGGTGGACCGCGGCACCTTGCCGCCCAACCCTCATCAAGCAGAGTTTCGTAAAATTCCGTTCTGGCCCACCCTGAAGCAAACGATGACTCAGTACGACTGGTCCTTGTCGTCCTGGTTAAGCCTCTTCTGGCAGGGCCTGAAGGAGTCAAAAATGGTATTGCGCTGGGTGGTATTTGGTGTGGTGCTTGTTGCTTTGATCCGGGCGTTTGTGCCTGCTGACAGTTTTGGTTTGTGGTTTGGCGCCAGCGTATCCGGTTTATTCCTGACATTGGCTGCGACCACTGTAATAGAAGTGTGCTCTGAAGGGTCATCGCCCATTGCCGCCGATCTGTTTAATCGGGCTGGGGCACCTGGCAATGCATTCACTTTCCTGATGGCAGGGGCCGCAACCGATTACACAGAAATCATGGCGCTTAAAGAAACGACGAAAAGCTGGAAACTGGCGTTATTCGTACCATTGATTACCGTCCCGCAGGTGTTGCTGATTGGCTGGATAATGAATGGCGCGCCGCTGTAG
- a CDS encoding MerR family transcriptional regulator, with amino-acid sequence MRVQQLAKQEKVNANTVRHYVRIGLLTPLKDRNGYHNFTQNDQQRLRFILQARDLGFTLEDIEQILADAGKGQSPCPRVRELIAPRLSEARDKLSAMQQLVERMEMAVRTWEEQPDCLPCGDHICHLIEGAHQHEVDA; translated from the coding sequence ATGCGAGTACAGCAACTGGCTAAACAAGAAAAGGTAAATGCCAATACCGTTCGCCATTACGTTCGTATCGGACTTTTAACACCGCTTAAAGATCGTAATGGTTATCACAACTTTACCCAGAACGATCAACAACGTTTGCGGTTTATTCTGCAAGCGCGCGATTTGGGTTTCACATTGGAAGACATTGAACAGATCCTGGCCGATGCCGGCAAAGGACAGTCGCCGTGTCCCAGGGTGCGTGAACTTATTGCACCACGTTTGTCTGAAGCCAGGGATAAATTATCCGCCATGCAGCAGCTGGTGGAGCGAATGGAAATGGCAGTAAGAACCTGGGAAGAGCAGCCCGATTGCTTGCCTTGTGGCGATCATATCTGTCATTTAATCGAAGGTGCACATCAACATGAGGTGGACGCATGA
- the purT gene encoding formate-dependent phosphoribosylglycinamide formyltransferase — MTTIGTPFSATATRVLLCGSGELGKEVVIELQRLGCEVIAVDRYANAPAMQVADRSHVVDMLDGAALRAVIEREKPMLVVPEIEAIATDTLAELEQEGVNIVPTARATQLTMNREGIRRLAAETLKLPTSTYEFAADEAEFMAAADKIGLPCLVKPIMSSSGKGQSLVRSRDQLEAAWSYAQEGGRAGKGKVIVEGFVDFDFEITLLTIRHKDAQGNVVTSFCDPIGHRQQDGDYQESWQPQAMANAALAEAQRIGGAVTAELGGLGLFGVELFVKGEQVIFSEVSPRPHDTGLVTLISQDLSEFALHARAILGLPIPNIHCHGPSASAVLLVAGESNRMAYSGLNQALSGPDTQLRLFGKPDVKGQRRLGVALARGEDVEQAKERALAVIAPIQVSL; from the coding sequence ATGACTACCATTGGCACACCGTTTTCAGCGACAGCGACCCGAGTGCTGCTGTGCGGTTCCGGTGAATTGGGAAAAGAGGTGGTTATTGAGCTACAGCGTCTCGGTTGTGAAGTAATCGCTGTCGATCGCTATGCCAATGCGCCGGCGATGCAGGTCGCTGATCGCAGTCACGTGGTTGATATGCTTGATGGCGCAGCTTTGCGCGCTGTCATTGAGCGTGAAAAGCCAATGCTGGTTGTGCCTGAAATTGAAGCAATTGCGACGGATACACTGGCTGAACTTGAGCAAGAGGGTGTGAATATTGTGCCAACTGCCCGGGCAACTCAGCTCACTATGAACCGTGAAGGTATTCGCCGTTTAGCGGCTGAAACGCTGAAGCTGCCAACTTCTACCTATGAATTTGCTGCGGATGAAGCGGAGTTTATGGCAGCCGCAGACAAAATCGGTTTGCCATGTCTGGTTAAGCCCATTATGAGTTCCTCGGGTAAAGGTCAAAGTCTGGTGCGCAGTCGCGACCAATTAGAAGCGGCATGGAGCTATGCGCAAGAGGGCGGTCGGGCTGGTAAAGGTAAGGTGATTGTCGAGGGTTTCGTCGATTTTGATTTTGAAATTACCTTGCTGACGATTCGACACAAAGATGCGCAAGGCAATGTTGTTACCAGTTTTTGTGATCCCATCGGCCATCGTCAGCAGGACGGTGATTACCAGGAATCCTGGCAGCCGCAGGCGATGGCGAATGCCGCTCTGGCTGAGGCTCAGCGCATTGGTGGAGCGGTAACAGCGGAATTAGGCGGCTTGGGGTTATTCGGGGTTGAACTGTTTGTGAAAGGTGAACAGGTGATTTTCTCGGAAGTGTCGCCTCGCCCACATGATACCGGTTTGGTCACACTGATTTCTCAGGATTTGTCAGAGTTCGCCTTGCATGCCCGCGCCATTCTTGGTCTGCCGATCCCTAATATTCACTGCCATGGACCATCAGCATCGGCTGTGTTACTGGTTGCTGGTGAATCAAATCGTATGGCTTACAGTGGATTGAATCAGGCGCTGTCTGGCCCAGATACTCAGCTGCGGTTATTCGGTAAGCCAGACGTCAAAGGTCAGCGGCGTTTGGGTGTCGCTTTGGCGCGTGGCGAAGATGTTGAGCAGGCTAAGGAGAGAGCGCTGGCGGTCATTGCACCAATACAGGTGTCCTTGTGA
- a CDS encoding DUF1289 domain-containing protein — MKQVDVNGPQVEQRVASPCVYICALDDNNICMGCYRSGEEITHWGRYSNDEKREVLKKVGERERASMNFYTPSS, encoded by the coding sequence ATGAAACAGGTTGATGTTAATGGTCCGCAGGTGGAACAGCGCGTTGCTTCCCCCTGTGTTTATATTTGCGCCCTGGATGACAATAACATCTGCATGGGGTGTTATCGCAGTGGTGAAGAAATCACCCATTGGGGGCGCTACAGCAACGATGAAAAACGTGAAGTATTAAAAAAAGTGGGCGAGCGAGAGCGCGCCTCAATGAATTTTTATACGCCATCTTCATGA
- a CDS encoding gamma carbonic anhydrase family protein, whose protein sequence is MFYQLGDKTPIKAEDAFVAGNASVIGNVELKQQSSIWFNVVVRGDNELISIGEQTNVQDGSVLHTDPGYPLTLGKGVTVGHKAMLHGCQVGDYSLIGINAVVLNGAKIGKHCIIGANALIPEGMEIPDGSLVVGSPAKVKRELNDWQQKMLEASAAHYVHNAARFSKELKVIEL, encoded by the coding sequence ATGTTTTATCAACTAGGTGATAAGACGCCGATAAAGGCTGAAGATGCCTTTGTGGCTGGCAATGCATCCGTGATTGGTAATGTCGAGTTAAAGCAACAATCCAGCATTTGGTTTAACGTCGTCGTTCGGGGCGATAACGAACTGATCAGCATCGGAGAACAGACTAACGTTCAGGACGGTTCTGTATTGCACACGGATCCTGGCTATCCACTAACCCTGGGAAAGGGCGTGACCGTAGGGCATAAAGCGATGTTACATGGATGCCAGGTGGGAGATTATTCTCTGATTGGAATTAATGCTGTCGTTCTGAATGGCGCTAAAATCGGCAAGCACTGCATTATTGGCGCGAATGCGCTGATTCCCGAAGGTATGGAAATCCCCGATGGATCACTGGTTGTGGGATCGCCAGCCAAAGTAAAGAGGGAGCTGAACGATTGGCAGCAAAAAATGCTGGAAGCCAGCGCGGCGCATTACGTTCATAATGCCGCGCGTTTCAGCAAAGAATTAAAGGTTATCGAGTTGTAG